From one Streptomyces sp. SCSIO 30461 genomic stretch:
- a CDS encoding alpha/beta fold hydrolase produces the protein MTAWLQQWSPPAPDGTTNARILCMPYAGGGAGSYRHWGPAMPAGTELHAVELPGHGRRLTETPAAGATEIIETLVPLAARPGPPPILFGHSMGALLAYELCRALTELGTPPAALVLSAMSPAHLVDRAACRALTGDPVALLDHVRELGVTPPEVLRTPAMRELVLRTMRADLGLLAAFPDPADPVPASVAVLALSGRSDDVYPPHAVAAWEPFAERWRGMRVLDGGHFFPWRDDTVPDLIASLARDIASAHGTCSAPP, from the coding sequence GTGACCGCGTGGCTCCAGCAGTGGTCGCCGCCCGCACCTGACGGTACGACAAACGCCCGGATCCTGTGCATGCCCTACGCCGGAGGCGGCGCGGGCAGCTACCGGCACTGGGGCCCGGCCATGCCCGCCGGAACCGAACTCCACGCCGTGGAGTTACCGGGCCACGGTAGACGGCTGACCGAGACCCCCGCAGCCGGCGCCACCGAGATCATCGAAACCCTGGTCCCACTCGCGGCCCGCCCCGGACCGCCCCCCATCCTCTTCGGGCACAGCATGGGGGCCCTGCTCGCCTATGAGCTCTGCCGCGCCCTGACGGAGCTCGGCACTCCTCCCGCCGCACTCGTGCTCTCGGCCATGTCTCCTGCCCACCTCGTGGACCGGGCGGCCTGCCGGGCACTGACCGGCGACCCGGTCGCGCTCCTGGACCACGTACGGGAACTCGGCGTCACCCCACCAGAAGTGCTGCGTACACCCGCGATGCGTGAACTCGTCCTGCGCACCATGCGGGCCGACCTCGGGCTCCTCGCCGCTTTCCCCGACCCGGCGGACCCGGTCCCCGCTTCCGTGGCCGTCCTCGCGCTGAGCGGACGGTCCGATGACGTCTACCCGCCGCACGCTGTCGCCGCCTGGGAGCCGTTCGCGGAGCGCTGGCGAGGGATGCGTGTCCTGGACGGCGGCCACTTCTTCCCCTGGCGGGACGACACCGTCCCCGACTTGATCGCCTCCCTCGCCAGGGACATCGCCTCGGCCCACGGCACCTGCAGCGCCCCACCGTGA
- a CDS encoding aldehyde dehydrogenase family protein: protein MTDTQIGAATAEFISLNPASGEVVGTFPAEDETAVRRKIQRAREAAAWWDALGHDGRRTRLLTWKRVMTRRRAEIIDLLRRENGKVRADAVIELSVTLTHVDWAARHARRVLGRKRMTTGPLMFNQAASLEYKPYGVVGVIGPWNYPVFTPVGSLAYALAAGNAVVFKPSEFTPACGSWLVDTFAEAVPEHPVLQLATGAGPTGAALCTSGVDKIAFTGSRATGSRILAACAPSLTPVLLELGGKDALVVAEDGDVDAAVEAALWGGCANAGQSCTGIERVYVADAVYERFVARLTGRARQICAREDFGPITMPAQLEIIRRHIDDALERGGRALVGGPESVSPPYVLGPVVLTDVPEDSAALREETFGPVLVVNRVRDAEDGVRRANDSAYGLGASLFARRGTTALARALHSGMVSVNDVMAFPGVPSLPFGGVGASGFGRIHGTDGLREFTVPHAVTRRRFQAPLAISTYARGAKDIARLECIVRLFGSR, encoded by the coding sequence ATGACGGACACTCAGATTGGCGCGGCAACAGCGGAGTTCATCTCCCTCAACCCGGCGTCGGGGGAGGTGGTCGGCACGTTCCCCGCCGAGGACGAGACAGCCGTGCGGCGCAAGATCCAGCGGGCCCGCGAGGCCGCCGCCTGGTGGGACGCACTCGGCCACGACGGCCGCCGGACCCGACTGCTGACCTGGAAGCGCGTCATGACCCGCCGCCGCGCGGAGATCATCGACCTGCTGCGACGCGAGAACGGAAAGGTCCGCGCGGACGCCGTCATCGAGCTCTCCGTCACCCTCACCCACGTCGACTGGGCGGCCCGGCACGCCCGCAGGGTGCTCGGCCGTAAGCGGATGACCACCGGACCCCTGATGTTCAACCAGGCCGCATCCCTGGAGTACAAGCCCTACGGAGTCGTCGGAGTCATCGGCCCCTGGAACTACCCGGTGTTCACCCCGGTCGGTTCCCTCGCCTACGCCTTGGCGGCCGGCAACGCCGTCGTCTTCAAGCCCAGCGAATTCACCCCCGCCTGCGGGAGCTGGCTCGTCGACACCTTCGCCGAGGCCGTGCCGGAACACCCCGTCCTCCAGCTCGCCACCGGGGCGGGCCCCACCGGCGCGGCACTGTGCACATCGGGCGTGGACAAGATCGCCTTCACCGGCTCCCGCGCCACCGGCTCCCGCATCCTCGCCGCCTGTGCCCCTTCCCTCACCCCGGTCCTCCTTGAACTCGGCGGCAAGGACGCCCTCGTAGTCGCGGAGGACGGCGATGTCGATGCGGCGGTCGAAGCGGCTCTGTGGGGCGGCTGCGCCAATGCGGGCCAGTCGTGCACGGGAATCGAGCGGGTATATGTCGCCGACGCCGTCTACGAGCGGTTCGTCGCCCGGCTGACCGGGCGGGCGCGCCAGATATGCGCACGCGAGGACTTCGGCCCGATCACCATGCCCGCACAGCTCGAGATCATCCGCCGCCACATCGACGACGCGCTCGAACGCGGCGGCCGCGCGCTCGTCGGCGGCCCCGAGTCCGTCAGCCCGCCCTATGTGCTCGGCCCCGTCGTCCTCACCGACGTCCCGGAGGACTCCGCCGCCCTGCGCGAGGAGACCTTCGGCCCCGTCCTGGTCGTCAACCGGGTCCGGGACGCCGAGGACGGCGTACGCCGAGCCAACGACTCCGCGTACGGGCTGGGGGCGTCACTCTTCGCGCGCCGCGGAACCACCGCCCTTGCCCGCGCCTTGCACTCCGGGATGGTCAGCGTCAACGACGTCATGGCCTTTCCCGGCGTGCCGTCGTTGCCGTTCGGCGGAGTGGGCGCCTCGGGCTTCGGCCGCATCCATGGAACCGACGGCTTGCGGGAGTTCACGGTCCCGCACGCCGTGACCCGCCGCCGCTTCCAGGCGCCGCTGGCCATCTCGACGTACGCCCGCGGTGCCAAGGACATCGCGCGGCTGGAGTGCATCGTCCGGCTCTTCGGATCCCGCTGA
- a CDS encoding LLM class flavin-dependent oxidoreductase, whose translation MHNGAARRLSLGVRLHGGEKRDTGLPAPPAPPDPYDYPFLEFLALELERGRLDTLLVPEVLRLPGDAQDSAAGQEFEATTLLAGLAGATDRIGIAAATTATPGRAEAIARRFASMDVLSAGRSGWQPAPSPDPDSPAEETEDGELRRKITGELLDKVHGLWAAAKQDRPSSTVPVPQGRPVLFQTADTAPERALAIRHADVVLVGRLPLEAARARYAEIKAEAATHGRQPEQLIVWAELTPLVVHHRDPARGKPDGEVLAGTHARIADQIEQWFELRACDGFALSFPSLPGPLVDFVDHVIPELWRRGLFPNDYESRTLRQNLGLRSYAPATEGIHA comes from the coding sequence ATGCACAACGGAGCCGCCAGACGGCTTTCACTCGGAGTGCGGCTGCACGGAGGGGAAAAGAGGGACACGGGCCTGCCGGCCCCGCCTGCGCCACCCGACCCGTACGACTACCCGTTCCTCGAATTCCTGGCCCTGGAGCTGGAGCGGGGACGCCTGGACACCCTGCTCGTACCGGAAGTGCTCCGGCTTCCGGGCGACGCACAGGACAGTGCCGCAGGCCAGGAGTTCGAGGCCACCACCTTGCTCGCCGGCCTCGCCGGAGCCACCGACCGAATAGGCATCGCCGCCGCGACCACCGCGACCCCCGGGCGGGCCGAGGCCATCGCCCGCAGGTTCGCCTCGATGGACGTACTGTCGGCGGGCAGATCCGGTTGGCAGCCCGCCCCCTCACCAGACCCGGACTCCCCGGCAGAGGAGACCGAGGACGGCGAACTGCGCCGCAAGATCACCGGAGAACTCCTCGACAAGGTCCACGGCCTCTGGGCCGCCGCGAAGCAGGACCGCCCCTCCAGCACGGTCCCGGTTCCGCAGGGCCGTCCGGTGCTCTTCCAGACGGCCGACACCGCCCCCGAACGCGCCCTGGCCATCCGTCACGCCGACGTCGTCCTCGTCGGGCGGCTGCCCCTGGAGGCGGCCCGCGCCCGCTACGCCGAGATCAAGGCCGAAGCCGCGACCCACGGCAGGCAGCCCGAGCAACTGATCGTCTGGGCAGAGCTGACGCCCCTTGTCGTGCACCACCGGGATCCGGCGCGGGGGAAACCGGACGGCGAGGTACTCGCGGGCACGCACGCGCGGATCGCCGACCAGATCGAGCAGTGGTTCGAGCTGCGGGCCTGTGACGGCTTCGCCCTGTCCTTCCCCTCCCTGCCCGGACCGCTCGTCGACTTCGTGGACCACGTGATCCCCGAACTGTGGCGGCGCGGCCTGTTCCCCAACGACTACGAGAGCCGCACGCTGCGGCAGAACCTCGGCCTGCGGTCGTACGCCCCGGCCACGGAAGGCATCCATGCCTGA
- a CDS encoding LLM class flavin-dependent oxidoreductase, protein MPELLTPMPELKTPHVPLLFAALPAVHPARDNVPWQRPLTEAAVAAEHAGIDALVVERGAGLQEPVLDPVVVLAGLAPRTYRLGLVAEVPSSSGEPERLAGELASLDTISGGRAGWLVPEPEGQFVPASDGQLGAESDGQFGPKHGPAEAFIDEVGEHWKGRRPLVLTSWPPSPSATRQADGTVGPPAPSGLALKTFTVALEPGEAVAQRLEAALADGRTDGLLLRFPGGSAGLLRFAHETVPMLRDRALLPERTASPRQLWARLGLERPIAAPHGPAA, encoded by the coding sequence ATGCCTGAACTGCTGACGCCCATGCCCGAACTGAAGACGCCCCACGTCCCGCTGCTCTTCGCCGCGCTGCCAGCCGTACACCCCGCCAGGGACAACGTGCCGTGGCAGCGGCCGCTGACCGAGGCTGCCGTCGCCGCCGAGCACGCCGGAATCGACGCCCTCGTAGTCGAGCGCGGTGCCGGTCTCCAAGAACCCGTCCTGGACCCCGTCGTCGTACTCGCGGGCCTCGCACCCCGCACCTACCGCCTCGGCCTCGTCGCCGAGGTGCCCAGCTCCTCCGGTGAACCCGAGCGGTTGGCAGGGGAGCTCGCCTCACTCGACACCATCAGCGGCGGCCGCGCGGGCTGGCTCGTCCCGGAACCCGAGGGGCAGTTCGTACCTGCATCCGACGGGCAGCTCGGAGCTGAATCCGACGGGCAGTTCGGACCGAAGCACGGGCCCGCCGAAGCATTCATTGACGAAGTCGGCGAGCACTGGAAAGGGCGACGCCCGCTCGTCCTCACCTCTTGGCCCCCCAGCCCCTCGGCGACCCGCCAGGCCGACGGCACCGTGGGCCCGCCGGCCCCATCCGGTCTCGCCCTCAAGACATTCACCGTGGCCCTCGAACCGGGCGAGGCGGTGGCCCAGAGGCTCGAGGCCGCGCTCGCCGACGGCCGCACCGACGGCCTCCTGCTCCGCTTCCCCGGCGGCAGCGCGGGATTGCTCCGCTTCGCACACGAGACCGTGCCGATGCTGCGGGACCGCGCCCTGCTGCCCGAGCGGACGGCGAGCCCCCGGCAGCTTTGGGCCCGGCTCGGACTGGAACGCCCGATCGCAGCGCCTCATGGACCCGCCGCCTGA
- a CDS encoding ABC transporter permease → MRATPLWKQPRGWLAVIVGSLLAAVITMAYIGPASDPQANVRDLPLVLVNADEGVRAGDSGVRLGSDISTQIERTAHRDGRVAWRTVGSLQAAEQLLARDEAYAGLVLPRDFSRKAMSLVAPDGRPERPTMTVLTNEGAGGVASSMAEKAARQTAAETSASLGTQLTERMQAAKATARPDAARLLLLQDPVRTLTEPGQTTSGAAAGGSMTLYLTIAVLLAGLLPAMLLTMVVDAALGYGAWEMGPRRTLRPLVRIARTSTFAAKAGIGAATGFAAGSAVIAVAVWGLDVEPDQPLQLWMFAGMACAAITQLTLALFAVFGMAGQLLALLTVTLLGVPLSGATIPVEAQPGFAASMGELLPARHVTEGIRSLLFFDGLGSGLGRAWAVLVIYAVGAFLVGLVVSRLYDRCGFDRATQLELAQQQPQLPAVAAV, encoded by the coding sequence GTGCGAGCAACGCCCCTGTGGAAGCAACCTCGCGGCTGGCTGGCAGTGATCGTCGGCAGCCTGCTCGCGGCAGTGATCACCATGGCCTACATCGGACCGGCATCCGATCCGCAGGCGAACGTCCGGGACCTCCCCCTGGTCCTTGTCAACGCCGACGAGGGAGTGCGCGCGGGAGACTCCGGCGTGCGGCTGGGCAGCGACATCAGCACCCAGATCGAACGGACCGCGCATCGCGACGGCCGGGTCGCCTGGCGGACCGTCGGCTCCCTGCAAGCAGCCGAGCAACTGCTCGCGCGGGACGAGGCCTATGCCGGACTCGTCCTTCCGCGCGACTTCAGCCGAAAGGCGATGTCCCTCGTCGCGCCGGACGGACGGCCGGAACGTCCCACGATGACGGTTCTCACCAACGAGGGCGCCGGAGGAGTGGCCTCCTCGATGGCCGAGAAGGCCGCCCGGCAGACCGCCGCGGAGACCTCCGCCAGCCTCGGCACACAACTCACGGAGCGCATGCAGGCCGCCAAGGCCACCGCCAGGCCCGACGCCGCCCGGCTCCTGCTGCTCCAGGACCCGGTCCGCACGCTCACCGAGCCCGGTCAGACGACCTCCGGTGCCGCGGCGGGAGGGTCCATGACCCTCTATCTGACGATCGCCGTGCTGCTGGCCGGACTGCTGCCCGCGATGCTGCTCACGATGGTGGTCGACGCCGCGCTCGGCTACGGCGCATGGGAAATGGGGCCGCGCCGCACGCTGCGGCCCCTCGTTCGCATCGCCCGTACCTCGACCTTCGCGGCGAAGGCGGGAATCGGCGCGGCCACTGGATTTGCCGCGGGCAGCGCGGTAATTGCCGTCGCGGTGTGGGGACTGGACGTGGAACCGGACCAGCCGCTGCAGCTCTGGATGTTCGCTGGCATGGCGTGCGCGGCGATCACGCAGCTGACGCTGGCGCTGTTCGCGGTCTTCGGCATGGCAGGTCAGTTGCTCGCGCTACTGACGGTGACACTACTCGGCGTCCCGCTGTCCGGCGCAACGATTCCCGTGGAGGCCCAGCCGGGGTTCGCCGCGTCGATGGGTGAGCTACTCCCGGCTCGGCACGTCACGGAGGGGATCCGCTCGCTGCTCTTCTTCGACGGGCTGGGGTCCGGCCTGGGCCGGGCTTGGGCGGTGCTCGTCATTTACGCGGTCGGGGCGTTCCTGGTCGGGCTGGTGGTGTCGCGTCTGTACGACCGGTGCGGCTTCGACCGGGCGACGCAGCTGGAACTCGCCCAGCAGCAGCCGCAGCTACCCGCGGTGGCCGCCGTTTGA
- a CDS encoding transposase, translating into MGLHNLPSKSWTVNEAWMLTANLAADLHAWLRLLTLHDQGELADAEPDTMRFRLYHLPARLAKHARRRWPRIEHSWPWANARKLSGNAAGQIGASGRGHGVVMVRSVGQRRYEARLLGGAGTGPPVEAGRTTK; encoded by the coding sequence ATGGGCCTGCACAACCTGCCCTCGAAGTCCTGGACGGTCAACGAGGCGTGGATGCTGACCGCGAACCTCGCCGCCGACCTTCACGCCTGGCTGCGGCTGCTGACCCTGCACGACCAGGGCGAACTCGCCGACGCAGAGCCCGACACCATGCGCTTTCGCCTCTACCACCTCCCGGCCCGCCTGGCGAAACACGCCCGTCGCCGATGGCCGCGGATCGAACACTCCTGGCCGTGGGCCAATGCCCGGAAGTTAAGCGGAAACGCCGCAGGTCAAATCGGCGCCAGTGGTCGTGGTCATGGCGTCGTGATGGTTCGGAGCGTAGGCCAACGTCGCTACGAGGCAAGGCTCTTGGGTGGAGCTGGAACGGGACCCCCGGTGGAAGCAGGGAGAACGACCAAGTAA
- a CDS encoding transposase domain-containing protein has translation MFTRTITTARGLYAPGHLGELTQYVPFELVEDVLGQTRRVQQRLRLLPLRVGVYFVLALTLFPSLGYARVWGKLIAGLPADLRIVPSERALGEV, from the coding sequence GTGTTCACGCGCACCATCACGACTGCCCGCGGCCTGTACGCGCCCGGTCATTTGGGGGAGTTGACGCAGTACGTGCCCTTCGAGCTCGTGGAGGACGTGCTGGGCCAGACGCGCCGGGTTCAGCAGCGGCTGCGGCTGTTGCCCTTGCGGGTCGGGGTCTATTTCGTGCTGGCCCTGACGCTCTTCCCGTCGCTGGGGTATGCGCGAGTGTGGGGCAAGCTCATCGCTGGCCTACCGGCCGACCTGCGCATCGTCCCCTCGGAACGTGCGCTGGGGGAGGTCTGA